TAACTCTCCCTGCACGTTAGCACGGTATACTTTCGGTACTTCCTTATTCGGCGAAGTCAGCTGATGGGCTAAGTCCCCATCATTGGTAATTAATAATAACCCTTCTGTATCTTTATCCAGCCGTCCTACCGGAAAAGGCTGGAAATGCCGATCCTGTTCCGACAATAAGTCAATCACCGTTTTATCTTTCGCATCCGTTGTAGCTGACACAACTCCCTGCGGCTTATGAAGCATGACGTAAATATATTTTTGATAAATAACAGGTTCCCCGTCCACGCGCACGCTATCCGTATCCGGGTTGACCTTTACAGAACTGTCTTTGATGATTTCTCCATTCAACGTCACTTTTTTAGCCTTTAATAATGCCTTCACTTCTTTCCGGCTGCCAACACCCATATTGGCTAATAATTTATCCAGTCGCATGTAATACTCCTTATCCTCTGCGTTTTAACCGATTTAATCCCGGTATATTTCCTTGGAAAATATGATCTAACAAGGTTGATTTATACGCTAAAAACAGATAGAACAGTCCACCTGCAGATACACCGGTTATAAGCATAATAATGGTTGCCCAGCGCTCTTCCTGAAATGGCAGGAAGAAACTGAACCCAAATTTTAATACAGCAATTACAAAACACATCATTCCTGTGAAAATGAGGATGAGAATTGTTCGCTTCACCGTTTGTTTATAAGAAAAATCAGCACTTCTTCTTATGCGGATTAAATTAAGCAACACAGCAATCCCTGCTGCCAGCGCCGTACCTAAAATAGCCCCTTTTCCACCGAACATATGAATAAACTGGCTGTTAAATAATATTTTGACCAACAAGCCCGCTAATAAACTGATAACCGCATAATTTTGCTGATCGAGTCCCTGCAGCATTCCTGCTGTCACGGTAATCAACCCAAACAACAAGGCCACTGGAGCATATAAGGCCATTAACGTCCCTGTAACCTCAATGTCTTCCAACGTAAACAATGAACCGAAAATTTCATCAGAAAGGATGGCAATTCCCGCAGATGCTGGGATGACAAATACCATGATAACTTGCAGAGCCTGATTGATCAGTTTTGTATAAGTCGTTTGATCGTTCTGTGTAAAAGCATTCGTTAAGGATGGCAGCATCGCCATGGATAATCCTGTAGCGATGGTCATCGGGATAATGATGATTTTATGTCCTAAGTTATTAATAACCGCTATTTCGGTCTCCCATAAAGCTTCTCTGCCACTGGCAACCATGGCCGGTTGAAAGGTAAACTGGTCGACAAACTGGTATAACGGAATCGCTAAACCGACGATAACGAACGGACCAGCATAACGGAATAATTCCTTAAATAAATCGATTGTACGTAAATCATGTGTTGATTGCTGCATAGCAATTTTCTTATCAATAAACGGCTTTCGTTTTCTCCAATACCAGAAAAGAACCAAACAGGATGCCAAAGCACCGATTAAAGCGGCAAACGCAGCAAAACCAACTGCTAATGTAATTGATCCATTGAAATAATTAACAATAATATAGGAACCGGCTAAAATAGCGATAACACGTACAATTTGTTCAATTGTTTGTGAGATAGCAGTCGGCCCCATGGATTGATTCCCTTGAAAAAAGCCCCGGACAATACTCATTGCCGGAATGACAATTAACGCAAAGCTGACCATCCGGATCACAAAAGCAATATCATCAGAGGTAATCGATCCACTTTCTCCTTTAATTTGCTGTGACCCAATCAAATCAGCAGATAAAAACATAACAAGAAAAGCAACCGTACCCGTAACAAGCATTAATGCACTGCCGGCACGAAACATCCGCATGCCAACTTGATAATCCCCTAAAGCATTATATTTAGACACAAACTTCGACACGGCTGCAGGGATTCCAACAGTGGATAAGCTGATAAAAATACTATAGGGTGTATACGCATATACAAACAGCGCATTCCCAGCCGTACCAACGATAGCAAAAAACGGTATAACAAAAATCATTCCTAAAAACCTGGACAGGAACGACGCCCCTGATAGCAGCATCGTTCCTCGTAGCATATTTGACATTGTAACTTACTCACCTACAATTAGATTAATAAAATAGATTGCTTTATTTTAGCACTTCCTTTTAATTTTAGCATACTTTTTGTCTGCTTTCTTTGATTTCATTTGCTGAATTTCGACA
The nucleotide sequence above comes from Oceanobacillus timonensis. Encoded proteins:
- a CDS encoding pseudouridine synthase, whose translation is MRLDKLLANMGVGSRKEVKALLKAKKVTLNGEIIKDSSVKVNPDTDSVRVDGEPVIYQKYIYVMLHKPQGVVSATTDAKDKTVIDLLSEQDRHFQPFPVGRLDKDTEGLLLITNDGDLAHQLTSPNKEVPKVYRANVQGELPADVIQQFAEGVTLDDGYLTKPAKLEVLTAEEEPGVSEVQIEITEGKFHQVKRMFEAVHCKVTYLKRYQMGGLTLDSQLPRGAYRPLTEEEITACFHLTNKEI
- a CDS encoding putative polysaccharide biosynthesis protein, which codes for MSNMLRGTMLLSGASFLSRFLGMIFVIPFFAIVGTAGNALFVYAYTPYSIFISLSTVGIPAAVSKFVSKYNALGDYQVGMRMFRAGSALMLVTGTVAFLVMFLSADLIGSQQIKGESGSITSDDIAFVIRMVSFALIVIPAMSIVRGFFQGNQSMGPTAISQTIEQIVRVIAILAGSYIIVNYFNGSITLAVGFAAFAALIGALASCLVLFWYWRKRKPFIDKKIAMQQSTHDLRTIDLFKELFRYAGPFVIVGLAIPLYQFVDQFTFQPAMVASGREALWETEIAVINNLGHKIIIIPMTIATGLSMAMLPSLTNAFTQNDQTTYTKLINQALQVIMVFVIPASAGIAILSDEIFGSLFTLEDIEVTGTLMALYAPVALLFGLITVTAGMLQGLDQQNYAVISLLAGLLVKILFNSQFIHMFGGKGAILGTALAAGIAVLLNLIRIRRSADFSYKQTVKRTILILIFTGMMCFVIAVLKFGFSFFLPFQEERWATIIMLITGVSAGGLFYLFLAYKSTLLDHIFQGNIPGLNRLKRRG